DNA sequence from the Candidatus Sulfuricurvum sp. RIFRC-1 genome:
TCACGATCCACTTTGATACAGATGAAGTGTTGATTGACAAAAGCCGCAATCTCAGTGTTTTCAAACACTTCATGCTCCATCACATGGCACCAATGGCAGCTGCTGTATCCGATAGAGATAAAGATCGCTTTGTGCTCTTCTCTGGCCCGATTAAATGCTTCATCACACCATGGATACCATTCCAGGGGATTCTCTTTGTGCTGCTGGAGATAAGGGGAATCTTCAAGTGCAAGGCGGTTTGACATATCATTCTCCATAGGATTATTGCGTGTAGTGTAGCATTTGAGGCTATAATGAAGCTGAAAAATATTAACAATGTTGCTCTGTGGGTTTCGTAACAGTTAATTGCGATAAAATAGAGATAAATTTTTTCTGGGGTCATTTATGCGTTTGCTATTCTTTTTACTTATTTCATTAAATATTTGGGCTGTTGGATTTTTGCAGCCGGATGAAGCATTCAAACCCAAAATCAGCATGATTGATCCTTCTACAATCGGTATTGAAATCGAGTTGGGCGATCAAATCTATATTTATGCGGATAAACTGAAAATCGAAGATGCCGATCCCAAAGACGGGATTGATTTTGCTTCGATCACAATGGCCGATGCGGTTAAACACGAGGGGGAGAGCGTTTATGAATCTTCACCGGCGGTTCGAATTGGGCTCTCAAAAAGTTCTGATATTACAGGGGAACAAACGCTCAAAGTGAAACTCTCGTATCAAGGATGTTCAGCTGCCGGATTGTGTTATGAACCGATGGAAACTCTCCTTGATATTACCGTTGATGCCGATAAATTGAGTAAGAGAAGTCCGTCCGGCAGTTCCATTTTAAAAGCTCCTGCGGTTGAGAGAGCGAGTTTGGAAGCAACCCCTCCTAAAGCGGTGGTGAAAACCTCAGAAACCGATCAGATTGCGCAGGTGATTCAGGGGGGAAGTCTTTGGTTTATCATTTTGAGCTTTTTTGGATTTGGATTATTGCTCGCGTTGACTCCGTGCGTATTTCCGATGATCCCGATTATCTCGTCCGTTATCTTGGCTCAGGGCAAAGGGATGGGGGCAAAAAGGGCGTTTTTCCTTTCACTTGTCTATGTATTGTCTATGGCGGTAGCGTATACGATTGCGGGTGTTTTGGCTGGCCTTTTCGGAGCAAATCTTCAAGCAGCGTTTCAAACGCCGTGGGTTATTACCCTCTTTGCCCTTATTTTTGTCCTTTTGGCACTGTCGATGTTCGATGTTTATGAATTGCAAATTCCAAACTTCATCCAATCGCGTTTGAGTAAAATGGGTTCTCAGCGAAGCGGAGTGATCGGGATAGCGATCATGGGCTTTTTGTCAGCGTTGATCGTCGGACCGTGTGTCGCGGCACCGCTGGCAGGGGCACTGATTTACATCGGACAAACGGGTGATGCATTGCTTGGAGGTGTCGCACTCTTCTCACTCTCTATCGGTATGGGTATTCCATTGCTGATTGTAGGGACTACGTCGGGTAAATTTATGCCGAAGCCGGGGATGTGGATGGACATCATCAAAGCGGTATTCGGTGTTATGTTGCTCGGTATTGCGATTTGGATGATAGGGCGTGTGTTGGATGAAAACACAACATTGTTGTTATGGGGCGGTTTGGCGATTTTTGTGGCGATCAATATGAACGCTTTGGAACCGTTAGGGGAACATCCCTCATGGAGTTCCCGTGCAAACGTTAAAGCCCTAGGATTTATGGTTTTATTGTATGGGATCAGTTTATTGATTGGAGGGATGGCGGGAGCCAAAAATCCACTTCATCCGCTTGATCCGTTTTTACCAAATCATGATTCTATGCCGTCCGTTGTCCAGCCTCAACATAAAACCTTTGAGAAAATCACGTCGATTGAAGAATTGGATGCCATTTTGGCAGAAAATAAAGGGAAAAAAGTGATGGTCGATTTTTATGCCGATTGGTGCAGTGCATGCAAAGAACTGGAAGAGAAAACTTTTAGTAATGAAGCAGTGAAAAGTGCGATGGATAACTATGTTCTGGTTCAAGTCGATTTGACGGCAAATGATGAGGCAGCACGTGCGATCAGTTCTAAATACAGTATTTTCGGGCCACCGGCGATCTTATTTTTTGATGAGAACGGTGAGCGGATAAAAAGCGCCGATATCATCGGATTTAAAACAAGCGATGAATTTCTAAAACATTTGGGAGCAATCTAATGGGAAAAATATTTTTAGTTTTATCGGTAATGGCCAGTTTGGCATTGGCAGAGATCAAATGGGCATCATCGTATGATGCGGCGTTAGCTCAGGCGGTAAAAGAGAAGAAAAAGGTAATGGTGATGCTCTCGAGAGAAGAGTGCCCGGCGTGCGAATATATGAACGATATCGTTTTTGAAGAAAAAGCGGTGGAAAATGAGATCAATAAAAACTTTGTCCCCGTTCATCTTGATATTCACAAAGATTTCATCCCTGAGGGATTAGGGTATATCGGAACTCCGACATTCCATTTTTTGGATGCAAAAGGGAAAAAAATCGGTCGTCATGACGGCGGTGCAAATATTCCGACATTTTTAGGGATTTTGGGAAAATATAAAAAGTAAATTTTTCTATTGCGCTATAATTTCCTCATTTTTTAATGGATAGGTGTTTATAGGTGCGATGGAGTAGTCTCATAGGAATTGTATTTGCGACTGCATTGCCGGGGATGGAGAATAATATTTTCGTTTCCCCTTGCAATACGTCGCTTCCGATATGGGCATACCATCAGGGTGGATGCGAAAAAAAAACGCTTCAGTACTCTCAAAATGCGCTCTCTTCGCAGGTATTGGGAGGTGTGAGTACGATGAACTACGATTTGAAGAAAAATAATACCATCGAAACGGTATCGATGGGGGCCCAATATTCACGCGATCTCTTTTCTGCAAAGCTACAAGGCTCCTATGTAAAAGGGAGATTCGACAATACTCCCTCAGTAGGCAAAACAAATCTATCGGTGCAATATCGAAATAAACTATGGGATTCGCTAACGCTGAGTGCTTCGGAAAACGTTACTATCCCTGTTAAAACAGCCAATGATCAGAGTGATCCGATGAAATATACGAGTTTGCTGAAAGCCCTCTATCCGCTAAACGATGCTTATCGTGTTTTTGCGGAGGGGAGTTACTCTTTGTTGGATACTCCCGCGTCGGAGAGTACAATATATCGAAATCCGTACAGCTATACTACGGGGATAAGCTATGCTGAGGGTACGAATACGGCGATTAACGCTTCTTATATGTTAGTGCAGGGTGCAGATCCGACTCTTGGTCCCAATAAAAAAATCAAATTGGCGCACAAACATAAAATTAACAAAAAAATTAAAACGTCAGTGAGTGTGATTCAAAGTTTAGAAGCTGAACAACCGGACAACAAGGCATCGTTTGATTTGATTTATGCCTTTTAGTCTATAGCGATCGATTATTTATTTTCTACCAATTTATCCAAAATATAGAGCTGCATATTTTTATGCGGTATCTCTTTCTCCAATGCTTCTGAGTAAATCTTCGCGACCTCTTTGGCATGTAAATCATAATCAAAATGGGGAAAATGATTTTCCCATCCATTTTTAATAATTTTCAAAGCGACCGTATCGATTAGATATTCTTTATAAATAGCATAGGTTGCAAAAAACATCCCCGTAAACAAGACGGCCATTATGATTAATAGATGGCAGTCGATTTTGGCCAAAAAGGGATGGAATGCGACCGAAACCGGTAAAATAAACAGATGCCAAAGTCCGATAAAAACGAGATAGCTTCTCCCGATGCTAAGGCGAAATCCCGGAATTTTTCCCTCCAGTTTCAATCCCTCTTGATACATTTTATTGGTTTTAAGCAGATCGCGAAAGAGCATTGGCCCATCACCCAGAGTAAAGACGTAAGGGATGATTTTTTCATCCGTAAAGTTTCGCGTTTTGGTTTTCATCCATGAAAATATTCTAAGCATTATAATCCTTGATAATTTGACTGACACGTGCGGCACTTCCATGGCCTAAGAGCTCACGGAGGGCGCTGGCATCATGGTAAAAAGCGGTTTTATCCATTTGCTGATAAGCATTATACAGATTTTGAGCATTGACTTCGTTTTGGATGAATTCAGGGTGCAATTTTCGTCCGTATTTGTGGGAAAACAAGATATTCCCTAATCCTACATAATCAAGTTTGACCAGACGTGAAGCGATAGCGTAATCGAGTGATTTAGCGATATAGGTAAGGATAAAAGGGGTACCAATCAAAGAGGCTTCAAGTGTGGCGGTTCCACTACAGATAAAGGCGAAATCAGAATCCGCCAAACTTTGATGGGCTTCATGGGTAATTTCAAAACTCGAAATATCGCCATAAAGTTCTGCGATTTGATCCGCAGTGAAATGGGGCGGGATGACAATGAGTGCACGTGTTTGTATCATAGAACGAAGTTCACGAAAAATCGGCATTAGCCGTTTGATCTCTCCGGGACGGCTTCCGGGCATAAAGGTCATTTTCCCGGTAGGTTCGAGAGACATTTTTCGAATGTTGATCTCATCAAGGAGCGGATGCCCGACGTATTCGATGGGGGCATTGGGAGAGTAATACGAAGGTTCAAACGGTAATATAGAGCAAAGTCGGGTAATGGTTTTCTCTAAAACCGGAATCCGTTTTTTCTTCCATGCCCATGCTTGGGGGAGAATATAGTAGATTATCTCTTTATTAGGATAACGTTTTCGGATTGCTTTGGCTACTGGGAGATTGAATCCCGAAGAGTCGATCAGCAGTACTTTATCGGCATCTTGTGCGAGTTCCACCATCTGATCTTTCAAACGAAAGAAGAACGGGAGTTTTTTTATCGCATCCACAAATCCCATCACCGAAGTGGAACGCAAATCGACGATGCTCTCTCCGAGCGTATTATCAAAAATCCCCGATAGCTCTACATCACTTCCGAGTTCTTTAACCAAAAACGAGAGATGAATATTGGCAGAGTGCTCTAACGCGCTGACGAGTAGTTTCATGATCCTCCGTCTCCCCGTGTGGATGTATCGCTTTTATAATTACTCCTTCCTTCATGATATTCACTGAGAAAAGTAGTAAGAGCATCGATCTCTTTATCGCTTAACCCCATAGCAAAAGGGATCATCATTTGAGATTGTTGTGTCGTTCCTTGTTTTGCTCGATAGTTTTTGAGCTTTGAGGCTAAAAACGGTTGGCGTCGATGGGCGAGGGCGGGATATAAGTTGGTTCCGCTCGCTGATATACCGTGGCATCCGCTGCATCCTTTTGAAAAATAGAGATTTTTACCTATCTTATAGAGATCAGTACCGCCATAAAGGAACATAGGTATCAAAAAAAGGATGATTTTAACCACACGTACCCTTTTTATAACATTTCTTTGACTAAAATTGCGTAATTATACCTAACGGGAGCAATCTATGATCATATCGGGCGCAATTATCTGTGATATTAACGGAGAACGTCATGCTGACATTCAGATTGAAGAGGGGATTATTACGCGCATTGGCGAAAATCTCAGCGGTGATGAAATCATTCGTGCGGAGGGGTGTTATCTGATCCCCGGTCTCATCGATACCGATGTACGGTTAAAAGACTCTCAGCTCAGTCGAACCAATCTGGAAAAGCTCTCATATCGAGCCCTTAGCGGTGGTGTTACTACGGCAGTTTTGGCAAGCGATTCGACTCCTCGTATCGACAATGAGATTACGCTGGAATTTGTTCAACAGCATCGTTTTTTACCTCATGGTGCAACGATTGAATCGGCAGTAAGTGCTTTGAATGAAACAGGAGCTTTGAGCAACATTGCGATCATGCTGAAAAAAGGGTGCGTATCGGTGCACACTTCGACGATCAACGATTACAACCTCATAACCCGCATTGCCCAATATCTGAAAATGGCCAATAAATCACTTTTTTACAAAGCAGAAGAGAAAAGTCTTGTCGAGAGCGGTGTTATGAGCGATGGTGCTGTTGCTTCGCAGCTTGGATTACCGGGGATATCTCCACTCTCAGAGGTAGTTCATGTTGCCGCGATGATCGAAATTTCCCGTTATTTCGGGATTAAAATTGTATTCAAAAGTATTACGGAACCCCGATCGATAGAGTTGATCGCTGAGGCGCGTAAAAGCGGAATCGCCGTAGAGTGTGAAGTTGCTATCCATCATCTGTTTAAAAATGATTCGGCCTGTACAGGTTTTGATACCGATGCCAAAATCAATCCTCCGTTGGTGAATGAAACCAAACGACTGGCTCTACTTGATGCACTGGTACGAGGTGATATCCATTCGCTCACTTCACTGCATCAACCTAACTCTGATATCCATAAAGATATCACATTTTACGATGCTAATGTCGGTACAACTTCCATTACTGAATATTTGCCGTTAGTCTACACCTATTTGATTTCGACAAAAATTATTGATATATCCAAATTTGTGAAGGTAGCATCGCGAACTCCGGGAGAACATATCGGAGTGAAAGCCGGGGAAATCGAGGTTGGATGCAAATGTGATTGTATTCTCTTTGATCCTGACTCGACAACAGTTGTAGCTCATCATCACAGTCTGTATAAAAAAGAGGTGTTAAAAGGAAAAGTGATTATGGCAATCTGCCGTGGCGAAGTGACACGATTTTAGTTTTTACCGTTCGCCCTGAGCTCGTCGAAGGGTGTTGAGGCATTCATAGTTCGACGCTCTCACCACGAACGAGCTTTTACAACGATTTTGCATTCCTGAACTCTGAAATCTCTGCTTCCACCATCGCGTCAATCATGATACCGTAAAGCTTTGTAAGAAGATTCGGTGACACACCGAACTCCATTGCTTTATAGCGAACGCGATCCATTACCGCTTCCATTCTTTCATTCGCTTTTATCTCTTCGATGGAGTGTTTAAAGTTTGCAGCTTGCTTAACATAGCCGTTGCGAGCAGCGATAAGCTCGACGATTTGATCGTCTAAGCGGTCAATATGATTACGAACTTCCACAAGGGAATGACACTCTTCAATTTTCATCCAAAATCTCCCTTTTAAACATGGTGACATGATACCATATAATACTAATTCTCTCAATGTATCACATTTATATCACACAAAATCATATAATAATATCTTATTCGGCTTTTTTTGATACATTTTACTATTTCTTATAAATATTTAAGAATAACACGATTATGATGTCCCCAGCGATAAATCAAAATTCGCAATCGATTTTGCATAGAATGAAGGAGAACTCATTATGAACATTTCAAGACGTGACTTGCTTAAATTCGCCGGTCTTAGCGCAGCAGCAGCTGCCGTAACTGGTTGTACAACCGCTACAGGTGCAGCTCCGGGTGCACAAAGTGCAGCAGGTAAAATGCTTGGTAAACATCAAGTAGTTATCATTGGTGGTGGTTTCGGCGGATTAACCGTTGCTAAAGAGTTGAAAAAAATCGATCCTAAATTCGATGTTGCAATTATCGAGAAAAATGACAGCTTTATGTCTTGCCCATTCTCTAACTGTAATCTTGGCGGTATCAAAGGTGTTAGTCTTAGTACATTAACGCATGACTACTCTCAAGCAGTTGAGAAAAACGGCTATGGAATGTTGACAGCAGTTGTTACCGGAATTGACCGTGTAAACAAAGTGGTTCATACCTCTAAGGGCGGCGTAGGTTACGATATTCTTGTTCTCGCTCCTGGTATCGACTATAACTACAAAGGGCAGTTCCCAACGTGGTCAGACGCAAAAATCGCAAAAGCACGTCGTGTAGCTCCAGCGGCACTTGTACCGGGCGGCGAACACGTTGCTCTTGACCGTATGGTTAAAAATATGGAAGACGGTGATGTTATTATTACTGTACCGGCTGGAAAATATCGTTGTCCTCCGGCACCGTTTGAGCGTGCAAGTATGATCGCAAACTTCATGAAAACTGAAGGGCTAAAAGGTAAAGTTATCATTTTGAATGAAACGGCTGAAGTAGCTAAAGGTGCGGCATTTAAAGAGAC
Encoded proteins:
- the dsbD gene encoding protein-disulfide reductase DsbD; its protein translation is MRLLFFLLISLNIWAVGFLQPDEAFKPKISMIDPSTIGIEIELGDQIYIYADKLKIEDADPKDGIDFASITMADAVKHEGESVYESSPAVRIGLSKSSDITGEQTLKVKLSYQGCSAAGLCYEPMETLLDITVDADKLSKRSPSGSSILKAPAVERASLEATPPKAVVKTSETDQIAQVIQGGSLWFIILSFFGFGLLLALTPCVFPMIPIISSVILAQGKGMGAKRAFFLSLVYVLSMAVAYTIAGVLAGLFGANLQAAFQTPWVITLFALIFVLLALSMFDVYELQIPNFIQSRLSKMGSQRSGVIGIAIMGFLSALIVGPCVAAPLAGALIYIGQTGDALLGGVALFSLSIGMGIPLLIVGTTSGKFMPKPGMWMDIIKAVFGVMLLGIAIWMIGRVLDENTTLLLWGGLAIFVAINMNALEPLGEHPSWSSRANVKALGFMVLLYGISLLIGGMAGAKNPLHPLDPFLPNHDSMPSVVQPQHKTFEKITSIEELDAILAENKGKKVMVDFYADWCSACKELEEKTFSNEAVKSAMDNYVLVQVDLTANDEAARAISSKYSIFGPPAILFFDENGERIKSADIIGFKTSDEFLKHLGAI
- a CDS encoding thioredoxin family protein, whose product is MGKIFLVLSVMASLALAEIKWASSYDAALAQAVKEKKKVMVMLSREECPACEYMNDIVFEEKAVENEINKNFVPVHLDIHKDFIPEGLGYIGTPTFHFLDAKGKKIGRHDGGANIPTFLGILGKYKK
- the lpxB gene encoding lipid-A-disaccharide synthase, giving the protein MKLLVSALEHSANIHLSFLVKELGSDVELSGIFDNTLGESIVDLRSTSVMGFVDAIKKLPFFFRLKDQMVELAQDADKVLLIDSSGFNLPVAKAIRKRYPNKEIIYYILPQAWAWKKKRIPVLEKTITRLCSILPFEPSYYSPNAPIEYVGHPLLDEINIRKMSLEPTGKMTFMPGSRPGEIKRLMPIFRELRSMIQTRALIVIPPHFTADQIAELYGDISSFEITHEAHQSLADSDFAFICSGTATLEASLIGTPFILTYIAKSLDYAIASRLVKLDYVGLGNILFSHKYGRKLHPEFIQNEVNAQNLYNAYQQMDKTAFYHDASALRELLGHGSAARVSQIIKDYNA
- a CDS encoding c-type cytochrome, which translates into the protein MVKIILFLIPMFLYGGTDLYKIGKNLYFSKGCSGCHGISASGTNLYPALAHRRQPFLASKLKNYRAKQGTTQQSQMMIPFAMGLSDKEIDALTTFLSEYHEGRSNYKSDTSTRGDGGS
- a CDS encoding amidohydrolase family protein, whose translation is MIISGAIICDINGERHADIQIEEGIITRIGENLSGDEIIRAEGCYLIPGLIDTDVRLKDSQLSRTNLEKLSYRALSGGVTTAVLASDSTPRIDNEITLEFVQQHRFLPHGATIESAVSALNETGALSNIAIMLKKGCVSVHTSTINDYNLITRIAQYLKMANKSLFYKAEEKSLVESGVMSDGAVASQLGLPGISPLSEVVHVAAMIEISRYFGIKIVFKSITEPRSIELIAEARKSGIAVECEVAIHHLFKNDSACTGFDTDAKINPPLVNETKRLALLDALVRGDIHSLTSLHQPNSDIHKDITFYDANVGTTSITEYLPLVYTYLISTKIIDISKFVKVASRTPGEHIGVKAGEIEVGCKCDCILFDPDSTTVVAHHHSLYKKEVLKGKVIMAICRGEVTRF
- a CDS encoding chorismate mutase; this translates as MKIEECHSLVEVRNHIDRLDDQIVELIAARNGYVKQAANFKHSIEEIKANERMEAVMDRVRYKAMEFGVSPNLLTKLYGIMIDAMVEAEISEFRNAKSL
- a CDS encoding FAD/NAD(P)-binding oxidoreductase; its protein translation is MNISRRDLLKFAGLSAAAAAVTGCTTATGAAPGAQSAAGKMLGKHQVVIIGGGFGGLTVAKELKKIDPKFDVAIIEKNDSFMSCPFSNCNLGGIKGVSLSTLTHDYSQAVEKNGYGMLTAVVTGIDRVNKVVHTSKGGVGYDILVLAPGIDYNYKGQFPTWSDAKIAKARRVAPAALVPGGEHVALDRMVKNMEDGDVIITVPAGKYRCPPAPFERASMIANFMKTEGLKGKVIILNETAEVAKGAAFKETWKELYPDVVVHEDNCKISDVDFDKKEITYVQTVFANKEDTTGVKTTKTIKYGIFNFIPHNMSNPVIEMAGVATTPDGFKKVKMATSPEKPVSFQTATDKAVYAVGDVVGHAIPPSGQSAIWSGKECAKEIAHVLHGKSYSVASALPYKSANVCYSMVNGNPEEAIMVNHEFMVAGPVIGSKGSVPKDEATGKFRTTGLGKATHDWYKGAMRDLFN